One window of the Salminus brasiliensis chromosome 1, fSalBra1.hap2, whole genome shotgun sequence genome contains the following:
- the LOC140537168 gene encoding 1-phosphatidylinositol phosphodiesterase-like → MKNFNQILGVSLLIFLLGKTLGQSQNQAFNDGEKLQLPLNYKINWMSSLNDNFYLSDLTLPGTHDTMALYGGPAVDCQSWTLADQLKAGIRYLDFRAFAFGDSLHLMHGVVFELSTFKEALETIKTFLSEYPTETVLVRVKPELFNKENVQGLVEQAIYNDRNVWVSSTIPNLGEVRGKVVFVQKDSFKLGVPLFETDTKGDYEVTHIKDKEQEIVQHVNQAINQCGGSSIVLTYSSGTGIGTFEGMFLTPKRVAEKIDPWLYNYLQVYLNNVPDICMGVIAMDYPGLDLIQTIIKFNAQL, encoded by the coding sequence CCTGCTTGGGAAGACTCTTGGACAAAGCCAGAATCAGGCTTTTAATGATGGAGAGAAGCTCCAGCTCCCACTAAACTACAAAATCAACTGGATGAGCAGCCTGAATGACAACTTCTATCTCTCAGACCTCACCTTGCCTGGAACCCACGACACCATGGCACTTTATGGAGGCCCCGCTGTAGACTGCCAGTCCTGGACTCTGGCGGATCAGCTGAAGGCTGGCATACGTTACCTGGACTTCAGAGCATTTGCTTTTGGAGACTCACTGCACCTCATGCATGGGGTCGTTTTTGAGCTTTCAACTTTCAAGGAGGCCCTGGAGACCATCAAGACGTTCCTGTCCGAGTACCCAACCGAGACGGTTCTTGTCCGTGTGAAGCCAGAGTTGTTCAACAAAGAAAATGTCCAAGGGTTGGTTGAGCAGGCAATTTACAATGATCGGAATGTGTGGGTATCCTCCACCATTCCCAACCTTGGTGAGGTCCGAGGCAAGGTTGTGTTTGTCCAGAAAGATAGCTTCAAGCTGGGTGTCCCTCTGTTCGAAACCGACACCAAGGGAGATTACGAGGTCACTCACATCAAAGACAAAGAGCAAGAAATCGTGCAGCACGTGAACCAGGCCATTAACCAGTGTGGAGGATCTTCTATTGTTCTGACCTACTCCAGTGGCACAGGCATTGGCACATTCGAGGGCATGTTCCTGACCCCCAAAAGAGTGGCTGAAAAGATCGACCCATGGCTCTAcaattatctgcaagtctatcTGAACAACGTGCCTGACATCTGCATGGGTGTGATTGCCATGGACTACCCAGGCCTTGACCTCATCCAAACCATCATTAAATTTAATGCCCAGTTATAG